AATATAGCCATTTTTATCTACGTGTAATGCTTCCATTTTTACTTTTGCAACACCTGATTTAAGCATACCTAAAGAACGTGCAGCTCGCTTAGAAAGATCTAAAATACGTTTTTTACTAAATGGGCCTCGATCATTTACCCTTACGATAATTTTACGTCCATTACGAAGATTTTCCACGAGTAAATAAGTACCAAAAGCTAAGGTTTTATGTGCTGCTGTAAAATGGTTTTCATTAAAAATTTCACCATTTGCTGTTTTTCGCCCATTAAACTTACCGCCATAATAGCTTGCCATTCCCACAGCATGATAACGAGCAGAGGCCTCTTTTCCTAAGGTTGTATATTTTTTCCCTCTATCACGATAACTATATCTTTTGGTTGAGACTTTTGAAGGATGTAACTCCGCTCCTTTTAATCCCATTTTTTGTATCGATGATTTTGCTGTGACAGGTAAGACCGACATCACCATCATCGTTACTAATAACGTACTAATAATTCTTCTAAATTGCATAATATCCCTTTAATTAAATTGTTCTTTGTTTACCTGTAAATTTTCTATTGTAAGGATTTGTATCTTTCTGTTTTGCCTGATGTACGTAAGTAGACATAACTAAACCAAACGCCGCCATCAAAGTCACAAAAGATGTTCCCCCATAACTAAAAAGGGGTAATGGTACACCAACCACAGGAAGAATACCACTAACCATACCAATATTTACAAAGACATAAACGAAAAATAACAGAGCCGTTCCTCCTGAAATAAAGCGTCCAAAAGCAGAGCTCGCTTTCACCCCAATAATCAACCCTCTTGCAATAATAAAAAGATAAATAGCAAGAAGAATTAATACACCAACCATTCCTTGCTCTTCGCCTAATACCGCAAAAATAAAATCCGTATGTGGTTCTGGCAGAAACTCCAATTGAGATTGTGTCCCCTCTAGCCAACCCTTTCCATAAAATCCGCCAGAGCCAATTGCAATTTTAGACTGAATAATATGATAACCCGCACCTAATGGTTCTCTTTCTGGATCAAGTAGCGTCATTACTCGTCTTTTTTGATAATCGTGCATCAAATAAAACCACATTACAGGAATAAAAGCTGCTAGAGCTAAGATGCCAGAGCCAATTAATTTCCAACTCAATCCTGCAAGAAATAAAACAAACATTCCTGCAGCAAAAACTAACAATGATGTTCCTAAATCAGGTTGTATCGCAACAAGTAACGTTGGTACTATAATAATTAACAATACAATTGCTGTATCTTTTAATGATGGAGGTAAAGCTCGTTTTCCCAAATAACTTGCAACCATTAAAGGTACCGCAAGCTTTGCTATCTCTGAAGGCTGGAAACGCACAAATCCTAAATTTAACCATCGTTGAGCCCCTTTACTGACTTCACCAGTGACATCTACTAATACCAATAAAATAAGACACACACAATAAAGTAGTGGTGATATTTTTTGATAAAATAGAGGAGGTAATAACGCCATAAAGAATAAAACACCAAACCCAAGAGTTACCTGAATGATTCGATTAGTAAACATTCTCTCATTTGCACCACTTGCACTATAAAGCACCCATAATCCATAACTTGTGATTACAAACAGTCCCAATAATAACCAAATATCCATATCTAATATTTTTTTTATATAGGTGACAAATTGCTTACTCATTGTCTTTCCTCTTGTTTGAGAGGTTGATTTTCTATATATTGCATATTTTTAAATATATCTGAGTTAAGTAAAATATAATCCATAATCTTTCTCACAACTGGTGCTGCATTACTGGAGCCTCCACCCGCATTTTCCAAAATGATAGAAATGATAACTTTAGGATCTTCATAAGGTGCGAAACTAATAAACAACGCATGATCATGAAGTTCTTTTTTTAACTCTTTAGCATCATATTCTTGGTTTTCTGCCAAACTAAATACTTGGGCGGTACCTGATTTTCCCGCTATATGATAAGGAGTATCTAAAAAAGCTTTACGAGCAGTTCCATTCAGTGCATTTGTTACACTATACATTCCTTGCTTTGCCTCTTTCCAAAAATGCTTAGGAACATTTTTAATATCATCATATAGCTTTGGATCCTGATATGATTGCATCTTCTCCCCAACAATTTCTTTCATTAAATGAGGCGTATTTACTTTACCGTTATTAACCAATACCGCCAATGCTTTCGCTAACTGTAGAGGAGTTGCAATCCAATAACCCTGTCCAATACCAATAGAAACTGTATCACCTTGTAGCCAAGATTGTTTATAACGTTTTTGCTTCCATTCTCGACTCGGCATAATAGCTGATGACTCTTCAAAAATATCAATTCCTGTTTGCATACCAAAACCAAACTTTTTCATCCATTTTGATACTTTATCAATCCCTAAATTAAATGCTAATTGATAAAAATAAGTATCTGAAGACTCCGCTATCGCCTTGTTTAAGTTAGTATGACCGTGCCCAACTCTTTTCCAATCCCTAAATTTACGACTTGTATTAGGCACAACCCAATAACCTGGATCAAAAATTGTCATTTGAGGAGTAATAACACCTTCGGTTAGCCCTGCCACAGCCATAAAAGGTTTAATAGTAGAAGCTGGCGGATAGGCACCTTGTGTTGCTCGACTATAAAGTGGACGATTAGGATTGTTCAACAATTTCGTATAATTATCATAAGAAATACCATCTACAAATAGATTATTATTGTAACTTGGCTTAGTCACCATTGCTAATATACTGCTATCCCTTGCATCTAAAACAACCACCGCTCCTTTCTTATCTTCAAGTAAATTAGAAATATAATTCTGTAAATCAACATCAAGTGTTAATTGGATACTACTTCCTGCAACAGAGGTTTTCTCTCGTAATTTGCGAATAACCTTACCACGATTATTAATTTCAACTTCTTCAAGCCCTGTTATACCGTGTAGTTGGTCTTCATAATATTTTTCTATTCCACGCTTACCTATATTATGCATACCCGCATACTGTTGATATTTCCCTTCTTCTTTTAATTTTTTCTGATCTTTATCATTAATTTTTGCCACATAACCAATAATGTGTGTTAACGACTCACCATAAGGATAATGACGTTTAAAATAGGGTTTTACATCAATATTTGGAAACAGATATTGATTAACAGCAAAACGAGCAATTTGCTCTTCCGTTAAATTTTTCTTAAGAAAGATAGGCGTGTAGTGAGAAGCTCTTCTGCGCTCTTTATGAAACTCTTCAATATCCTTATCCGTTAACCCAACAATCTCTTTTAATTTCTCTAACGTTTTCTCAAGATTATCCACTTTTTCAGGCACTACATACAGCCCAAAATAAGTTAAATTTTCAGCCAATACCCTACCTTTGCGATCATAAATCAACCCTCTTACAGGAGGTACAGGTAATAATTTTATACGGTTACCATTAGAGCGAGTTTGATAAGTTTTATAATCAGATACTTGCAGATGATAAATATTCACCAACAAAACGGCTGTTAAAATTAAAACACCAAGAAACCCAACCAATGCTCGACGAGCAAAGAGATTTGATTCAGCTTTGCTATTTCTTACACTATTGTTTTCTAGTGATTTAAAATGGTGCTTCTGATTAAATACTTTTTTCATTATTCTCGATGATAAGGATGATTAGTCGTTAATGACCATGCTCGATATAAACTTTCAGCCACAACCACTCTCACTAAGGGATGAGGTAAAGTTAACGGAGATAAAGACCAGCTCTGCTCTGCCCGTTGTTTACATTCAGAAGCAAGTCCTTCAGGGCCTCCTATCAATAAGCTCACATCTCGTCCATCATTTTTCCATATTTCTAATTGCTGAGCTAACTGCCCAGTTGTCCAAGGCTTACCCGGAATATCTAAAGTAACAATGCGATTACGCCCACAGGCGTTTAACATCGCATAACCC
This DNA window, taken from Pasteurella skyensis, encodes the following:
- the mrdA gene encoding penicillin-binding protein 2 produces the protein MKKVFNQKHHFKSLENNSVRNSKAESNLFARRALVGFLGVLILTAVLLVNIYHLQVSDYKTYQTRSNGNRIKLLPVPPVRGLIYDRKGRVLAENLTYFGLYVVPEKVDNLEKTLEKLKEIVGLTDKDIEEFHKERRRASHYTPIFLKKNLTEEQIARFAVNQYLFPNIDVKPYFKRHYPYGESLTHIIGYVAKINDKDQKKLKEEGKYQQYAGMHNIGKRGIEKYYEDQLHGITGLEEVEINNRGKVIRKLREKTSVAGSSIQLTLDVDLQNYISNLLEDKKGAVVVLDARDSSILAMVTKPSYNNNLFVDGISYDNYTKLLNNPNRPLYSRATQGAYPPASTIKPFMAVAGLTEGVITPQMTIFDPGYWVVPNTSRKFRDWKRVGHGHTNLNKAIAESSDTYFYQLAFNLGIDKVSKWMKKFGFGMQTGIDIFEESSAIMPSREWKQKRYKQSWLQGDTVSIGIGQGYWIATPLQLAKALAVLVNNGKVNTPHLMKEIVGEKMQSYQDPKLYDDIKNVPKHFWKEAKQGMYSVTNALNGTARKAFLDTPYHIAGKSGTAQVFSLAENQEYDAKELKKELHDHALFISFAPYEDPKVIISIILENAGGGSSNAAPVVRKIMDYILLNSDIFKNMQYIENQPLKQEERQ
- a CDS encoding septal ring lytic transglycosylase RlpA family protein, producing MQFRRIISTLLVTMMVMSVLPVTAKSSIQKMGLKGAELHPSKVSTKRYSYRDRGKKYTTLGKEASARYHAVGMASYYGGKFNGRKTANGEIFNENHFTAAHKTLAFGTYLLVENLRNGRKIIVRVNDRGPFSKKRILDLSKRAARSLGMLKSGVAKVKMEALHVDKNGYISGKGTASLLKIAKKSGLSLKIKGNQKRVYKIENLSPTVVKVLGFKSQKSAQEIIRAVRPKAIIKKQGKYYDVLISAKNAAHAQTLKKQLALLTHHKVYTYSSK
- the rlmH gene encoding 23S rRNA (pseudouridine(1915)-N(3))-methyltransferase RlmH; its protein translation is MKIQLVAVGTKMPKWVTTGFEEYQCRFPKDMPFELVEIPAGKRGKNADIKRILDQEGYAMLNACGRNRIVTLDIPGKPWTTGQLAQQLEIWKNDGRDVSLLIGGPEGLASECKQRAEQSWSLSPLTLPHPLVRVVVAESLYRAWSLTTNHPYHRE
- the rodA gene encoding rod shape-determining protein RodA, encoding MSKQFVTYIKKILDMDIWLLLGLFVITSYGLWVLYSASGANERMFTNRIIQVTLGFGVLFFMALLPPLFYQKISPLLYCVCLILLVLVDVTGEVSKGAQRWLNLGFVRFQPSEIAKLAVPLMVASYLGKRALPPSLKDTAIVLLIIIVPTLLVAIQPDLGTSLLVFAAGMFVLFLAGLSWKLIGSGILALAAFIPVMWFYLMHDYQKRRVMTLLDPEREPLGAGYHIIQSKIAIGSGGFYGKGWLEGTQSQLEFLPEPHTDFIFAVLGEEQGMVGVLILLAIYLFIIARGLIIGVKASSAFGRFISGGTALLFFVYVFVNIGMVSGILPVVGVPLPLFSYGGTSFVTLMAAFGLVMSTYVHQAKQKDTNPYNRKFTGKQRTI